GTAAATCTTATGATAGCTTGAAGAATTATAAAGggttattattgttttgttgttcgaaaaatattaaaccgtcaaaaatagattttgtgtATATTCGAAAAATACATGAAAATGTGAATATGGATGACATTTCTTCAAGCCATCTGAATTTAAAGCCACTTAGCATGTTTCTTCTCATTTAAGTGTTTCTAAGAATACGAAATATAGCAAAGTATTTTATGTTCGAATTTTCGAAGTAATTCTTTTCGAACTTTGTATAGAAGATTTGTCTTGGGTTTTGATGTCATTTCTTTGACATTGACATCTATACTTACCTCACTCTTTGTCTTTGTTCTTCcgaaagttttgatttttttataaataataaatagaaaacaatatttaatttaattatttagttttttttttaatctatataaaattattataatttttttcatctcGTTAAATacgtaatatattttttgtttttcatataaaagtaTAACACATTTGGTTTATAATACAGATAAtggtatttgttttataaattataaaaaatatagttatattcttgttttataaaacaaaaccactTTAAGTCAGCTCAACGTTCGAATGAAAGTATATaatatactttataaaaatattatactgCGCACATCAAGTGCCCCACTTCCGGGACAGAATTTCATCATTCTTAATCGAATTTTAAAGGTGTTTTTGTTATATATGAGATACATTGGGGTTTTGgtattggttttggtttttttttaatggtagtAGGAGGAATGAGAGTATGAAGGGCTATTTTggggaagaaaacaaaaagtattgggataaacaaaaacaaaaatatagaaattatatttggaatgttaggtattttttttccttttcattcGCCCTTCgtccttaaaattgttttatttttttggataaCTCACTATTCATGGTGTCCTCCGTGGGAATGATAGGAATGgtgttcttcttttttgaagATTGGCACTTCAACTGGGTATTTCTCGGCAATTGGGATTTCTTTGTGAATTGGGACCTTAACTTCGGAATAGACGGGATAGGGTTTATCGATTGGAACTTTGACTTCATAGGGGACTGGCTTCTCAACAGTATATGGAACCTTCTTCTCGACGGCATAAGGCTGTGGAACTGGAACCTTTACGTGAACGGGATATGGTTTCTCGACGTAGACCTTGTATGGTCGGTCAACTGGAACTTTCACCTCATAGGGGACCTTCTTCTCAACAACCACTGGATATGGTTTCTCAACTTCGACTGGGTATGGTTTTGGCACCTCAACGGGGTATGGCTTCTCTACGGGAACCTTAACTTCATATGGTACCTTCTTGATGACTTCATAGGGTTTTGGTACTGGGACCTCTACTTTGACCTCATATGGGATCTTCTTGATGACTTCGTAGGGTTGTGGAACTGGTACCTTGACTTCGTATGGGATCTTCTTGATAACTTCATAGGGTTGAGGTACGTGCACCTTGACTTCGTAGGGTTTGTCTACAGGGTATTTGACTTCATAGGGTACCTTCTTTTCGACGATGTAGGGTTTTGGCACATGTACTGGCACCTTAACGTATTCCTTGACATGTACTGGCACCTTTTTCTCTACGTAGTAGGGTTGTGGGACATGCACTTTGACCTCATAGGGCACCTTCTTTTCGACTGTGTAAGGAACATGCTTGGTCACAGTGTATGGTACTGGGACTTTCTTCTCAATTGTGATGGTCTTGATGTGTTCCTCGTGTCCGTGGTGAGAGTGACCGTAGGAGTGACCATAGTCGCCGAGATATAATCCACGTTTCTCCACGTTCTTGGATTCCTCATTAGGAGCGGCCTCAGCTGCTGCAACCTCCTTAGTTTCGGCCTCAGGAGCGGCTGCAGCTGTCTTGTCAGCTGATCCGCTAGCCAATGCCACGCATAGTGCGAGACAAGGTATAATGAACTGTAAAagaaaaagcatttaaataattatactcGAATTACAAGACAAGAggagaaaaacaacaaagcaacAATTAATTATGCAGCGTAAACacggaaagaaaaacaaaagcaactttgcAGCGATGCATGCAGCGGCGCAGTTTATTAATGGTTTGTTATATCCTTTCTATTTTTTGAAgtgagtgttttttgtttttttagttttctatttattacaaaactcttttattttctGAACTGGTTGAACGATGCGGTAATCCAATTCATCATTCACTTTCACGTTTTGCAATTTCACTTTCGATGCGCATTgcacttttgtttttgctacACTTTGTGAGTTTCATGCAAGATTGTAATTTGAGCACTTTGAAGATTgcagatagatacttttttaagattgaatattgcgaaaaaaaagataatttttcagttttgaaacacttgctttaaagtttatacaattataaataaatcacacAATTTAGCATAAGGAACCAAGTTATTACCATTCGCATGTTGAGCTTTTGTTTTGCACGAAAGGTGGTGGTTAGATTATTAGAGGGAAAACTGTCTAAACCAAAACGAGATCCAAGTTGTTACTGATTCAATTTCCAAGACTTGGCTGCTATATATACAGATGGTTTATTTTCCATTCTCCTACCATGATGCATGGCTTGAATCAGCTGGCTTATTGTATAGTAAAGAGTGTAGTAATGTGCCACCACTGCTGGTTGCACTTCTCCGCTCCGCTCCGGTCGCCACCTGCGTCGCGTCGTCTTCGGTCGTTGGTAATGGTGGTGGATGGTAATAAcgcgatgatgatggtgatgttgatggtgggaaagaagcagaagaagaaaataatacaagaaatcaacaaacaaaaaactaaacaaaacaaagcaaagcTCTGTTCAACGACTTCTTCAGAGACTTCGGAGCTGAAGAAGTCAATCATCATTGTAATGGATGCctggtttttggttttcaatttttaatctaGGAGGATGGTTCTCCTTCCAATCATGATGTATAGTTGAATTGTTAAGGTCCAAGGTACTTTTGGGATCTTTTTCCATTTCATTTGAGACGACAAGACAAATGAGATCGCTTATCAAAAGTCtcgttaaattttttgtatcttgaaaaatcaaataatttttatttttttaatgttgttgcgtaatttatttgaaacaataataatgataataataattgagttcgaaatattaaaaaaaaaatccaatcttaGACGCGTATGGAAACGGTCAAGGTCGTCGTTCTGGTTGTAAAGTAAAGAAACAAATGCATCCCAAACATCAACAACCGGACACACGACTTATGcagacattttgtttatattcgaCCTTgagtaacaaaaataataatcaacaaatacaaaaaaaatactaataataataataataacataaaacaGTTGCTCTGTTTTGGACGCGTGATCATTTATTTTGGAGTTTTGAAATTGAACAAATAATTAGTGCATTTCCAGATTAGGCCCAACAGCTTTTGAAGCTTTGAAACATACCTATACCTACTCTTAATTAAGGTTGAgtggttttttattttggtttaaacaaaaaaacaaaaatagttaagatttacaaaacattatttgtaaaaaaaattacttgaagtggaaattatagaaaattggaagatgtaatttttttgttaagtgccACCATTAAAAATGAAGGCATTTTTGTACTCGTATCGCGTAGATTAAGATTTGTTGTTGCATtgcaacatttaaatttattagttaACCTTTGAATATTTGTACTGTTAGATTTATATTGATTTTGCTTTAAGAATTGGTTGTCCTTTGTTTtcgtttgtaaaaataaaaaattgcatttaagtaaagcttatttttataacaagagATTTGATCGATAAAAATATGagagttattaaaatatttcaagaagAATTTCTAAGGACATACTGCTCCAAAAATTTTGTCTATGGATTTGAAGTTTAGTTAAAAGCTTTCCAATATCTGTATCTGGTTTTAGTTTCTATTATTAGAAATAAGGACTCAACTAAAAGCTGAGTtgtttgaatgaaaatgaaaatattcatGCCTATGATCACTgatcaacaaaattaagttgtaTTTCTGTCacacagcaacaaaaaaaaaaacttattttggaaCAGATTTTGTTGTCTTGTATTGGAAAACATACAtcctgaaaatttaaaatacggTGTTTTCAAGACTAGAAAAAACACAGCGTAATtcttaacaaaatgaaaataacgaCTGagtcatatatgtatgtatgtacataagaaCGTGCTCCTGTATCCAACAAATATAACGtatattttgagatttaaaaatacgcctgcaaaataagtttttcattgaaaatatcattcaaggctttaaaaaaacttaaatttaataatatttgctaATTGCTAGTTgctaattataattttgaattatagaTTAAtgctcaaatttcaaaaatatgcacTCAATTTCGTCAtcatcaattttaagtttttaatatatgtatttcaaaaacttgaggtGATAAccgtttttacaaaaatttcggaatatcaaaaatatacaaagttatccattttgcggtttcaaaagtaaacgtaaataaaatatattttttcatgatatttcttttttatttatgatattaGTAGTAAAACTcttcatcatttaaatgaccacgaATCGAATCTTTTGAGGTatttttcgaccactttttgtctcttgcaataaagccctATATTCGTTTGAGTTGTGTGGCAGAGTCTCGTTGATatcacatattctccaagttatattcttcaaaagaagaaaaaaaaatcggttatcatataagataacgctccgaattgacggtaacagtcgttccatcgtcttTTTTGAAGTAGTAAGGTCCAATCAGACCTCCAGACCAAATGGCTCACCAAACAGTgtcttttgtggatgtaatgacttctctttaattacttgaggattcatAGAACCCTAAATattgagaaatgtgcttcgtcgatgaagaaaatattgttcgaaAAATTGCCGTCCAACGCCTGCTATTAAAGTCGTTGTGTGTGACGTTGTGAATcacagctggcttcagttgttgtgtgacctagactttatatggatgtggATGTAGATTCAACTGCAAAACACGCCATactgtgccgtaagacagtccaaattcctgagaacgacgaggaatccaCTCATTGAGGCTTCGGTAACACTTTCGCTTACAGCACCGATATTTGAAGTGGTACGagcaaaacgatgatgcacaggccttacaatatctggtAATCATTCTAGTCTTTTCAACTTTCTTCATAATTTTGCCAAGTGCTTGCATAGTTAGAAgtttatgtaaaccataatctcctcttaaagcacggtaagtggctgtggcagaatctcTATTTTTGAattaggttttaacaatttctatATGCATTGTGTGAAAGTTAAGCGATCCAGTCTGGTAAATGTCAGACATTCTACTCTTGCGGATTATTCGCAATAATTCCAACATCAGCATCCGCATAAACTGATGCGGAGTTTGTTGCGGATGCGGTTgttttttaacgctttttttcaaattcgaacaATAGCAACAGCACGGCATACTATACCATGATCAATAAAAACGATCCTTTCAcccttagtaaaaattttaaattaaaaaatctcggTCCCAAGTAGGCGacgacaaaagcaacaacaagtcaTATGCAATGGTCACAGATTTGAGGATATAAAAGCTATTGCTAAGTGGCCAGAggacacagtttatttttatatattaagtgaaaaagtGATACAAATACAGAACATAAATGCCGCCACCAACAAAAAGCAGCATCACGAAAAGGACACTTGACGTCTTCGTTGAAAAACCACTTGAAGTCAAAGCACCCagaagagtttgttttattGGAGAGCGCCAAcaatgaaaatctttaaaaaaaaaaaaaagaagatgcaggtatgatatttttttataaacataaaacaaaggcTTGCTTCAGAAGCGATATGAAAATGATGCTAGATTCATCAACTAGCTGAAGACGAAGGAAGATCTGATAACGCTAGTAACGAAGCACTTCTTCGAAGGGAGGTAGCAtgttaccgaaataaaaaaagactagaaTTAGATAAATAATTGATTGATGAAAAGTCCATCAAACAAACTTTCAAAGGCTCTCCAGAGTTGCACTGAGGTATTTATCACTTCAGATGACAGTCTGAGAAGGCTTCAATCTTGCAtcttattaaatataactcacccatttttaaatttaattattaaacgcaaAAATAATCAATACAATTATCCTTTATTTACggactaaaaattatttgtatgtaataaattctaaaatccgcATTCGCATTCGCGGATGTGATTCTCAAAAAATCCGCATCCTCATCCGCTTCCGTGGATGTCAAAATGTGTATATCCGCAACAACCCTGTTctgtacgttcgtgacgtttttttcgtcgtccatagctcaggaaccagaagagatatcgacttcaaataaattttgttatacagataataaggcaaaaagatgcagaaagggctctccagaaaattgcgtgggtggtttttttaccatagcacttaaaaaaaaaaggtgaaaattttgggtaATCCTAAATACCTCACGAACCAATGgccctagagacttgaattaaattttatataatatattgtaatgtgatactaaaaaattatacttttttaaaaaaaatccaattaatctttttttatgcataaaaaaaactaaagaaaaaaaaatgtatcacctcgaaaattttaagaataagaaatgatttaatctccaaaacaattttgaccaaaaataatgtttttaacatctggtaaaattttgagaaaaatcgaattgacaatttttcttataaaaaataaaaacctaaaaaataattaacgaaaataggcaaaaattgattttcgacttgaatatcttttcaaaacttattgtTTCGTTagtacaaaaatttataaaatgaattttaaatcataaatattgaatttaacttaaaagtaaaatacatttatatcagttaaaaaaattacactaTTGTGAACTGAATTGCTTGAATTGTAAACTGTATtggtataaatttcaaacttcccgcccatccggccatattttatttaaaatttataattaagaagaaaaaggaaaagaaaatgaaatgaaataaaaccattcCACACGATAGTTCCGCACAGTTAACACGCGTTTTATTTAATCCGTACTTTTTCGcttggtttttaaattctttaatttccGAAGTTATTTAACAGCTCAAGTAAGAGctaattaacaaaaaagcttgttaaattttcatggcgcccgagcagggacaAATTTAAACTAATAGTTTGTTCCAATTTTAATTAGATTCGCGCAGTGTTCAATCTATTCATATATCgcacatatatgtacattaaaaatacatacattctCGCgtgtgaattttattaaaaaacaattaaaatttaaatttaaaacaaaaaaaaaaaatatatcaaatcgGTGGAATCATAAATTCGTGCGTGAGTGCaaaattgtgtacaaaaaaCCACCCCCATAAGGATTCATTGCTGCAAATATCGCCTGCAGagaacaacaacaccaaaagGAGCTCCAAAGTCACCCCAATGTCAGAGGACAAAAGCCCAAGGGA
This window of the Eupeodes corollae chromosome 3, idEupCoro1.1, whole genome shotgun sequence genome carries:
- the LOC129952302 gene encoding skin secretory protein xP2 yields the protein MRMFIIPCLALCVALASGSADKTAAAAPEAETKEVAAAEAAPNEESKNVEKRGLYLGDYGHSYGHSHHGHEEHIKTITIEKKVPVPYTVTKHVPYTVEKKVPYEVKVHVPQPYYVEKKVPVHVKEYVKVPVHVPKPYIVEKKVPYEVKYPVDKPYEVKVHVPQPYEVIKKIPYEVKVPVPQPYEVIKKIPYEVKVEVPVPKPYEVIKKVPYEVKVPVEKPYPVEVPKPYPVEVEKPYPVVVEKKVPYEVKVPVDRPYKVYVEKPYPVHVKVPVPQPYAVEKKVPYTVEKPVPYEVKVPIDKPYPVYSEVKVPIHKEIPIAEKYPVEVPIFKKEEHHSYHSHGGHHEYPSYSHSSYYH